GAAATGTTAACGGaggttctgtttttaaaaagaggaTCCATAGCAAGCAGATGTTGGAAACTCTGATTTAAACAAAATTATGGCAGGACTTTTCAGAGCTTTTAATGCACTAATGAACTTTCGGACTCCATATAAGGGGGGGAATACAGGGATATGGTAGacaccctgggtggtacaaactgtcaagccttcagctactaactaaaggttggcaattcaaatctacttggagacaccttgaaagaaagtcctcgGAAttcacttccaaaaggtcacaaccatttgaaaaccctgttgagtttcagaattctactctgaaacacgtgagggtgccatgagtcaggattgactctatggcaatgaaaccaaaaaaaaccaaaactgctactgtcgagtcgattccgactctacaggtcagagcagaactgccccacagggtttccaaccttttggttagcagctatagctcttaacactatgccaccggggtttccctatggcaactagttttttttctttttatagggaTATGATAAGTAGTAATCTCAAACTTAGTTTACCACAGAATTCACCCCCACCTCCCTCCATTAAACACCCATTACCATTTCATGGAAAACTCAAGCTCTACAGACTGCAGTTTGGAAATGCTGCTCTGGGCCTAATAAAGTTTATCTGTGATACTTCTTTTTAGcattcctttcctttctgtcCCTCTGTACAGACTTAATGAAAAGGGATTCTAATGCCTAGGGAATTTGAagggaaatgtgtcaaataagaTCAGATCATTTGATCTTAAGAAATTTCAGGAGAATTGACTATGTACAGCATGTGTAACTCCTTAGGATAAGAGCCACTTTTCTCCATTGCAGAGCTATAGTGAAGTGGCCAACCACATCCTCGACGCAGCTGCCATTTCAAATTGGGCTTTCATTCCCAACAAAAACGCCAGCTTGGATTTGTTGCAGTCTGTGAATTTGTTTGCCAGGCAAATTCACCTCCACAACGACTCTGACAACATCGTGGATGAACTCTTCATTCAGACAAAAGGCTTTCACATCAACCACAGTACCTCTGAGAAACGTTTTAATTTCTCCATGAGCATGAAAAATACGACAGAAGGTATCTCAGGAATGATAGAAATTCCCAGGCAAGAGCTATGGAAGCTGCAGAATGCATCCCAAGCCATTAGCATAGCTTTTCCCACCTTGGGGGCCATTCTGAAAGAAGCCCACTTGCAAAATGTGAGTCTCCCCAGGCCGGTGAATGGTCTGGTCCTATCAGTGGTTTTACCAGAAAGCTTGAAGCAAATCTTACTCACctttgagaaaatcaacaaatccCGGAATGCTAGGGCCCAGTGCGTTGGCTGGCACTCCGGGAAAAGGAGGTGGGATGAGAATGCATGTGTGATGATGTGGGATATCAGGAACGAAGCGAGATGCCGCTGTAACTCTAGCAATGCAGTGATGTCTTTTTCCATTCTAATGTCCCCCAAATCTATAACCGACAAAGTCCTGGAATACACCACCTGCATTGGGCTCAGTATCTCCATCCTCAGCTTGATTCTTTGCCTCATCATTGAAGCCATGGTGTGGTCCCGGGTGGTTGTGACGGAGATTTCATACATGCGCCACGTGTGCATTGTGAACATAGCTGTGTCACTCCTGACCGCTAACGTGTGTTTCATTATAGCCTCTAACTTCAACAGCAAGGCCCAGGACTACAACTTGTGTGTTGCGGTGACATTTTTTAGCCACTTTTTCTACCTCTGTATGTTTTTCTGGATGCTCTTCAAAGCACTGCTCATTATCTATGGAATATTGGTGGTTTTCCGTAGGATGTTGAAGTCCTGCATGATGGCCATTGGCTTTGCCATTGGCTACGGATGCCCGTtggtcatttctgtcaccacagTGGCGATCACAGAGCCAGGCAAAGGCTACCTGAGACCTGAGGCCTGTTGGCTTAACTGGGACAGTACCAAAGCCCTTTTAGCATTTGCCATCCCAGCCTTGGTCATTGTGGCCGTGaatctccttgtggtttttatGGTTGCTGTCAACACTCAGAGACCCTCTATTGGCAGTTCCAAGTCTCAGGATGTGGCCATAATTATGAGGATTAGCAAAAACGTTGCCATCCTTACCCCATTGCTAGGACTGACCTGGGGTTTTGGAATAACCACTCTCATTGAAGGCATTTCCTCAGTGTTCCACGTTATCTTTGCCCTACTCAATGCTTTCCAGGTAAGTTCTTAAAAGGGAGattttctattgttttgtctaTGCAACATAAAAATGGTTGTAATTTAAAATTATAGATCCATTTACTTCTATATCTTAGAGGTATTTGGCCATGGTGTCTCTTACCCTATTGATTTTTCCAGTTGGATTGAGCCGATCTGGTTGGTTGTGtggaaatctctttccttctctcctcatGATTGATTTGTATTCCTCCTAAAACGTCAGAAGAAGATGATCTTCACTGCAGAGGACTGTTCTGTGGTGAAGGATGCGTGAGGCTACATTCATGTGTTGTAGCCTCAAAACAAGTTTATTTCCTATCTGTTCCCAAGAGGTTTGAGAATTTAGAAAACAACAGGTATTTTCTAGAGCGTGAAGAGGTGGCCCTGGTTGGTTATTCACTTTGGGTGTTAACCAGTCAGGAGTTCTTATACCTTTTCTCTGCTGTTACCTATGGAAGAAACTTAAGTCGTCGTTCGTAGAAATGGAACTTGCCATAGGTTATATAATCCTGAGAAAGGCACTTTTCTTTGGGCCTCAATCTTTTCATTTGTACAATAAAGATATGGATATGGAATGATCTCTGTTGTCTATTCTAGCTCCAAAATAATTGATTTGGCAAGATTATCCCTCTGAAGGTTGTTTTACTCCTTCTTGGATACTAAACTTGCATTTCTGGGGAGCTGTCACCAGCCAGACTGCTTTCCACATATATGAGTAATAGAAAATTTAGTAGGTCCATATTCTTAATTATGCTGtaatcaggggttggcaaactacagctcACTGCTATTGTACAGAGAGTTTTACTGGCACACAGCCATGCTCAGCCCTTTACCTACTGTCTATGGCTGCGTTTGAGCTGCAGCAGCAGAGTTGAGTAATCACAACAGAGATTACATGGTCTGCAAAGCCTTAAATATTTACTACCTACTTCttcgcagaaaaaaaaaaaatctgactccTGCTTTAAATAATCTAAATACAACTACATAATAAAGAGCAAATTATTCCTGTTAACACGTCACTATTACTGTTACTGTTGGTAGTTGCTGTCAaaacatttctgactcatggcgagctTATGTTACTATTACTCTCTTCAAAAGCATGATACAAAATATGAAGTAAACTTTAAAGAAATGCCAACTCAGATCAACTATATCTTACTTGTAATTCTTTAATCACTATGGAGAATATTGATTGATTTCACCTTTTTCCTTGTATTGCTTTAAAGAGAAACCTTTGActaagggtttttgttgttgttgttgttgttcatttgtttgctttttgaggGAGGGAAATCAACACCTTTTGGCTTCACATAAATCTCCCCAACTCGAAGTTACTCTGTGACTGACTCTATTTCATCTTCTTTCTTACATTGCAACTTAATTAAAGCCCTAGAAAATCATtgcatttttctatttcttttacagATCATTGTTTACTTTTCTGATGGGAAGACAAATACTCAAACAATTTTGGGTATATACACTCGACTATTCTCAGCAAACCTTCCTTGTGGCtctcatttaaaattttcagtcatctgatcttttttttttttgtttttcccccacCATGAAATTATCCCTAGGAACCCAAGCTTCTCTCTACTTTCATTGTAGGGTCCAGATTTTCCTTGGACCTCAATTCCCACCAATTTAAAAGAATGACCATCATTTAATGTGactttacctgttgctgtcacgTCATCTAGGACTCACGGGTACTCCATGTGTGTTGtatagaactgtgcaccacagggttttaaatagctgatatttgggaagtaaatcatcagggctttcttccaaggcacctctgggtagactcaaacctccaaacttttggttaacagccaagcactttaaccattttcactacccagggacttcactgTGACTTTCTAGGGGTCCATATAGTTTAAACTGGAAGAGACCTTGGCCTCACAGGTCTTTgtagccttctttctctcttatATAGAAACTTCTTCCATCAGCTCAGAGGCCCTGACTGCCTATTGTGAACCACAATATTCCCCATTACATGTCTCTGTCATCATGAGTAAGAACAGCCACACCAATATTtgggaagaaagtaaaaagatttAATAAGGTCAAAAACTCTATCCTGTATTAGTAGCCATTCAATAATGTCAATAACACCTATGCACAGTCCCATGACGGTGATTCTTTTCTAAGAGTGGAGGTAGATTAACAAAATAAATACCCACCAATGCATCTTTACCTGATCAGTGGAAAATGAAGTTTCTGATGCCTGATGATTGTCCTAGACAGTATCCAGAAGAGTGGtcttaaaccagttgccgtcgaatctactctaactcatggcactcccacgtgtgtcagaatagaactccaCTCCATAAgtgtttcaatggctgtgatcttttggaagttcaggcctttcttctgaggtgctctggAAGGTTCAGACCTTCAACCTTTTTATTAGCTGCCGAGCatgttaacaatttgtaccacccagggacttagatATTAAAATAATTCCTGAAATATTGTCTGCAAAACCTTCCTTCACGCTTCTGTTGAATCTCTCTACAGGGGTTCTTCATCTTGCTGTTTGGAACCATTATGGATCGCAAGGTAATTCAAATATGCTAccctcattgtcattgagtttcAGGTGGTTGAGGAAAGCGAGAGGATGAAGCAAAGTCCGGGGCATGGGGGGAGGCAGGAGCGGGTTGCGTGGGTCAAGGCATCAgctgaggaaagaaaagaagaaagctaTACTCTCCCATTTcttacactttaaaaaaattttttttttattgtgatttaggtgtaagttgacagaacaaattagtttctcattaaatagttaatacacaaattgttttgtgacattcattttcaatcccatgatgtgtcaacactcttcccttttccaccccagactccctgtttccattcgtctagttttcttgtctctgtctgccttctcatctttgcttttgggctagtgtgcccattagtTTCATATACATGATTAAACTATGAAGCATGTCTCTCACGTGTGTTACCCTTGGccctattgaagaaaaaaaaaaaaaacccgttgccatcgagtcaattgccacttataatgaccctgtaggacaaggtagcactgccccatagggtttccaaggagcgtacggtggattcaaactgctgaccttttggttagcagccagtctcttaaccactgcgtcaccaaggtctttggctgaagggtgaacttcagtactgagttaaaaaggtgtgcgggggccatactcttggagtttgtccagtctctgtcaggccagcaagcctggtctttttttttttttgggtggggaggGTGAATTtgaagtttgttctacatttttctcttgctctgcctgggaccatctattgtgatccctgccagagcagttggtgatggtaagcgggcatcatctagttgtcctgggttcagtctggtggaggttgtggtagttgtggtcaattagtcctttggactaatctttcctttatgcctttggtcttcttcatcctcctttgctccagccgggatgggaccagtagatgtatctcagatggctgttcaccggcttttaagaccccagtcgatACTCACCAGAGTcagatgtagagcattttctttacagGCTGTGTTATGAGAGATGAGCTAGACAtcccccaagactgtggtccccagacaGCCCAAGTAGCTCAGTCTCTcacagagtttggatgtgtctttgaagcttctatgactttgcccggatcaagatgtgctgacttcccctgtattgcgtactgtcttaccctacaccgaagttaccacttgtctgttatctagttagtgtttttccttccccacccctcccgtccttcataaccatcaaagattgtttccttctgtgtggaaacattttcataatagtggtttcatacagtatttatccttttgtgattgacttatttcactcagcgtaaggcactccagactcatccatgttgtgtggtgtttcacagattcgttgctgttctttatcattgcatagcgttccattgtgtgtatgtaacatagtttgtttatccattcatctgttgatgggcacttaggttgtttccatctttttgctattgtgaataacgctgcaatgaacataggtgtgcatatgtctattcatgtgacagctcttatttctctaggatatattcctaggagtggaattgccagaTCATATATTTCTGTTCATAGCTTTTTAAGGTagcaccatattattttccaaaatagttgcacaatttgcattcccaccagcagtgcataagagtttcaatctccccacaacctctccagtatttgttattttctgtttctttgatttgTACCAGTAAagtctgggtgagatggtatctcattgtagttttgatttgcatttctctaacggctagtgattgctagcatttcctcatgtgtctgtcgcCTGCCTGTatatcttccttggtgaagtgtctgttcatatcctttgcctattttttcattggattatttgtctttttattttagaagTGTTGgactttcctatagattttagagactagaccttcggtaaatatgtcatagccaaaaatcttTCCCCAGTCactagattctctttttacttttttggtgaggtttttttgatgagcataagtgtttaatttttagaagatcccagttatctagcttatcttctggtgtttgtgtgttgttaattgTAATTTATATGCTGTTTATGttgtatattagggcccctagtgttggccctattttttcttccatggtttttatagtttttggttttgtatttaggtctttgatccattttgaattagtttttttgtatggtgtgaggtatgggtcctgtttcattttttcacaaatggacatctagttttgccagcaccatttgttaaaaagactgtcttttccttatttaaaggactttgggcctttgtcatagATCAAGTGgctgtaggtagatggatttacatctgggttcttgattctgttcaatgtgtctgtcattgtttcAGTACCAGGTTATTtggactaccatagctgtatagtaggttctgaggtcagggagtatgaggcctcttactttgttctctttcttcagtaatgatttacttatccagggcctctttcctttccatataaagttaatgattagtttttcaatctctttaaagaatgctgttggtatgtggttgggattgcattgtatatgtagattgctttgagtagaattgacattttcacaatgttgaatctacctatccatgagcatggtatgtttttccatttatataagtctcttttggttgcttgcagtcgtgttttgcagttttctttgtataggtcttttatgttgctggttagattttttccctaagtattttatttttttaggggctattataaagggCATTGCTTTCCTGGTTtcattttcatagttctctttattgctaTTTAAGAATcctactaatttttgtatgtttatcttgtatcctgccactctggtgaatctattagtttcagtagttttcttgtgcagtCTTCAGGGTTCtctattttttatgtatagtatcatatcatccacaaatagggatagctttgcttcttccttaccaatttggatgccctttatttctttttcttgccttattgctttagctaggccTTCCAGCACAaaattaaataggagtggtgataaaggggatccttgtcttgtccctgttctcaggggaaatggtTTCAATCTCTccccattgagaatgatgttggctgttggctttgtatagacgtccatttgttatgttaaggaattttccttctattcctatcttattgagaatttttatcagttatgggtgttgggctttatcaaatgccttttctgcattgattgagatgatcatgtgattctttgattttatttttttatatagtggattacgctgattgattttctaatgttaaaccatccttgtatacctggtatgattcCCATATggttgtggtgtttttttttttttttttaatatggtgttgaattctattggctggaatttctttgcaaatttttgcatctatattcatgagggatattggtctgtaattttctttttttgtggtgtctttgcctgggttTAGTATCAGAGCTATGCtgacttcataaaatgaatttggaagtttgccttcttttttctatgttctgaaatagtttgagtagtactggtgtgagctcttctccagtgaagtcatctgggctaggattttttttttttttttaatttttcaatctcttttcttgttatggttctgttcagattttctacctcagttcgtgttagtttaggtaggtagtgtgcttcttgcttctagaaatttgtcaatttcctctaggttttcaaatttgttggtgcacagtttttcatagtactcgttatgatcctttttatttcagttgggtctgttgtaatgtctcccatttcatttcttatttgggttatttgcttcctctcctggttttcttttgtcagtttggccaatactttgttgattttgttgatcctttcaaagaagcatcttttggttttgttgattcttcctattgttttctagtatccatttatttctgctctgatctttattatttcctttcttttggtggctgtaggcttctttagctgttctttttctatttcttcaagttgtagggctaatgttttgattttgtccctttcttcttttttaatgtgtgtgcctattgctataaattgacctctgagcactgctttagctgtgttccataggttttggtatgatgtgttttcattctcatttgattctagaaatattttgactccacctttgatttcttctcttacctagtggtttttaaggaaagtgttattcggtttccatgtatttttattttccttgctcttcctattattaatttcttcttttatggtgttatgatcagagaagatgctttgttattagctcagtgttttggattttgttgagggttacttTGTGGCCTATGATATggcctgttctggagaatgttccatatgtgttGCAAAAGAATGTATaccttgctgctgttgggtggagtgttctacatacaTCTATGAAGTCAACATAGGTGACTGTGGCCTTAAGATctcctgtatctttgctgagtttctttctacatgttctttcctttactgagagtgacaTGTTTAagtctactattattatggaactgttaattcttcttttcagtgctgatagcatttgttttatgtatttttgagccctgtctttgggtgcatagatatttattatggtcatgTCATCATGATGGGCTGTTCCTTTAATTATTGTATAAcgttcttcctttcttttatggTGTATTTTGCCTTAAAGCTTGTTCTTTTTTtgcttgctgtttgcttgatatattttttccaccctttgatttttaatatatttttatctttgtgtctaaggtgtgtctcctgtagacagcatattgatgggtcattttttttttggcatacattctattactctctgtctctttatggggcGTTTCTTACTCTTTAACAAGTCAAAAGGAGGCTCTGTGTGAGTGTAGCTGataaaaagaatagaaacttTAATTCTACATTTATTGATTACTACACATCAACTTTAACCCAAGTCTTATTATTTGTCCAACAGTGTGATAAGTAATTTGCAAGCTATCTAATGTTGCTTCTGCAGGGGTATTTGTTTCAATATTGCAGGACACAGGTCTGGGCCTTGGGGATTTTGTTGTCTACTCTGACATCTATGATGTTACATCATagcctcaccatcattgcttctttAGATAAGAGATGCTTTGAAGATGAGCATGACTTCACTGAAGGGGAAATCAAGGGCAGCAGAAGTAAGCCTTCCTTTTTAATCTCAACCCTTGAGGGTCAGTGTTTTTACCAGAGTTATGCAGAGACAACTACTACATCTTAGTGTTCAGAAGGTGTTAGCAAAGAGGATTATTAAgacatacattcattcatttctttgttCAACAAAATTGAGTGCCCTGCTAAAACTGAAGGTTGGCAGAATATACTCTTTAAAAGAACTTTCTCATTGGGCATATTTCAGTCTGACATCTGGAACACTGAGATGGGACAGCATGAAACCAGGATTCTAGATTCATAAACTGTGAGAGCTGGGAAGTGACAGACAAGCTGTTATAGAAACAAAACTCTAGCCCAACTCACTATTTATAGGTaaagaaaccaaggcccagattTCTTAAGAGATCTGTCCAGTGTGACTCAGCTAGGCAAGAGAAGAACCACACTAAGACCAATTGGAGTCAACGTCTTCAACCATTTTCCTTGTTCAGGGCTCTTTGCAGTAAATCTCCCTTCCTTGGATTGATGTGTGCATGTACATATAGATTTTGAAGAAGACATTTGACCTGGTTATCTATTTTTTAAGGCATCAATTAAAATTTCCAATAATTCTACATTAATTAGAAAGAAACTCTCATTCAACCAGCAGATTCTCAATTAAGTGCTGCAcctttaaaaacaagcaaacaaacagaagatCTTCTGGAGACATTAAGAACTAGCATTTATGGTTAGCTAGTAGTGagtgtggaaccctggtggcacagtggttaacagcttgactggtaaccaaaaggctggcaggtcaaatctaccagccactctttggaaaccctatggggcagttctactctgtcctgtagggtcactagtgAGTGTGACTTTTAGTACCATAGTTCATCAATTCTAAGAAagacattttcttcagcttttaacatctctgaaattggAATATATCTCACAATCAGTGGCAAGTCACAGTTTAATtgcatgttttttccttttatttcttagcGAAACATAGAAATAATGACGTAGCTTACAATGTTATATTGAAATATGATAATTTAATTCTGTGTAGCTATGTCAGTTTGGGTACTTCTCATGTCTTCATTTTTACGTATTTatctctaaaacaaacaaactggttgtcatccagtcaattccgactcgtagcaaccaagatcttaaccactatgccactggggctgCATTTATTTATATCTATGTAGGCATAAAAATGAATGTATCTGCATTTTTATCAATGTCATTACTTGTTGACaccacattttatattttttcccatttagaATGCATCGTTAAGGCCAACCAATGGATCTAAATTAATGAATCGTTGAGGAGGAGGAGAAGTGAGTATTAAAAACTCAGTGGAGGTTTCACTTCCAAGTCGTAACAAGCTACCCGATGCCCATTGTGAGCAAACTATTGCCAGCTAGGTGCTGCTGGAGTGACTTGGGAGGGGTTAGGTGTATCTTTTGGTGAATGGAAACTTCTTTATTGTCCATCATATGAATAAAAAATATGCTTATCTTCTTCAAAACTATGTCATCCCCATTCACATAGCCAAACCTTAAGCATTCTTCAATAAGAGGATGCTCTCATTGCCCTGGCACTGATACAGGATACACCCTTGCTGTCCACAGCACTCACACACCTTAATTCCATCTTGTCAGTGAGTGATGACACAATAGCTTCATCGTCAAGAAGGAAGACTTAATTAAGTGAAATCACAAAACAACAGGCCTGTCTCTCCCCGGTTAAGTGAGGCCCAGGATCATTCCTAAGTGGGTGTGAGTGGAGTTGTGGCAAATTAGTTGATTACTCATAGCCAATCCCTTAGACATATTTCTATGCAGATTAAATcaagagaaaacaaatactagGCATCCATGAAGGGGAGAATGAATCATAAAATGACAGCCAGTAACCAGAGAGCTGATGCGGAGAATGTGGGAAGGGATGCTCAGCCTTGGTAATGGTTTTGTCTTGTAGAGGTTTCATGACCTTTCTGCATGGTTACAGATGAGTCTCAGatctttgttattatttttaacaccGTCTGGGAGCAGCAACCTCCTGTTTTACATTCCTTCCCTTTCTGAGTCACAGTCCACCTATTGGAAGTGAGCAATGGGATAAAGCAAGGGGTTGAAACAATCTCATGGAATCATAGTCTGAGTTGGAAGAATCCTTAATGGACCATATGTGCAACAGATCCAACAAACCTGATGTGCTGATATGGGACATTGGCACATGGTCTCAGGgacaggagagagaaagggagaggactCTGTCTTGCACACTGCCTGGCACGAAGGCATAAAGGTTGCCATGTGGGGTGCTgggaaaa
This is a stretch of genomic DNA from Elephas maximus indicus isolate mEleMax1 chromosome 1, mEleMax1 primary haplotype, whole genome shotgun sequence. It encodes these proteins:
- the ADGRF4 gene encoding adhesion G protein-coupled receptor F4, encoding MTSQATMICCLALFLATECSHYRSKIDLKDGRKYRSPEGKPMVGETQEKCQGPCTTSYCVQSCAKHFRGEIGFTCNQKKWQKTTETCTSLSVETLFQDSSGASRVSLAAASIPLPNLNLRAPEPINNVAQGIRKNCPLDYACIIDVVKSSEATSGNIAFIVELLKNISIDLSDNVTQEKMKSYSEVANHILDAAAISNWAFIPNKNASLDLLQSVNLFARQIHLHNDSDNIVDELFIQTKGFHINHSTSEKRFNFSMSMKNTTEGISGMIEIPRQELWKLQNASQAISIAFPTLGAILKEAHLQNVSLPRPVNGLVLSVVLPESLKQILLTFEKINKSRNARAQCVGWHSGKRRWDENACVMMWDIRNEARCRCNSSNAVMSFSILMSPKSITDKVLEYTTCIGLSISILSLILCLIIEAMVWSRVVVTEISYMRHVCIVNIAVSLLTANVCFIIASNFNSKAQDYNLCVAVTFFSHFFYLCMFFWMLFKALLIIYGILVVFRRMLKSCMMAIGFAIGYGCPLVISVTTVAITEPGKGYLRPEACWLNWDSTKALLAFAIPALVIVAVNLLVVFMVAVNTQRPSIGSSKSQDVAIIMRISKNVAILTPLLGLTWGFGITTLIEGISSVFHVIFALLNAFQGFFILLFGTIMDRKIRDALKMSMTSLKGKSRAAENASLRPTNGSKLMNR